The Corylus avellana chromosome ca8, CavTom2PMs-1.0 genome has a segment encoding these proteins:
- the LOC132189563 gene encoding probable xyloglucan glycosyltransferase 12 has protein sequence MAPSFHWWAKEKHKGTPVVVKMENPNWSMVELEGPSEDDFIITTTDSPRLGRPRDKGHRGGKNARQLTWVLLLKAHRAAGCLTSIGTAMFSLAAAIRRRVASGRTDSDNDNDDSQNDVVVDGGREKENPTVRTRFYFCIKLFLWLSVLLLGFEVVAYFKGWHIGAPHIHFDQLQSLWARPLGVKGVFEWIYSRWVLVRVEYLAPPLQFLANACIVLFMIQSVDRLVLCLGCLWIRFKKIKPVPKQEDPVKDLESGESNGYFPMVLVQIPMCNEKEVYQQSIAAVCNLDWPKSKILVQILDDSDDPTTQLLIKEEVHKWQQEGANILYRHRVIRDGYKAGNLKSAMNCSYVKDYEFVAIFDADFQPNPDFLKRTVPHFKGNEEIGLVQARWSFVNKDENLLTRLQNINLAFHFEVEQQVNGVFINFFGFNGTAGVWRIKALEDAGGWLERTTVEDMDIAVRAHLKGWKFIFLNDVECQCELPESYEAYRKQQHRWHSGPMQLFRLCLPDVIRAKISFWKKFNMIFLFFLLRKLILPFYSFTLFCIILPMTMFIPEAELPAWVVCYIPATMSFLNILPAPKSFPFIVPYLLFENTMSVTKFNAMISGLFQLGSAYEWVVTKKSGRSSEGDLVSLVEKEPKYQRGVSVPNLEEMKEEIRQQEKASRKKKKKHNRIYTKELALAFLLLTASARSLLSAQGIHFYFLLFQGISFLLVGLDLIGEQVE, from the exons ATGGCGCCGTCGTTCCATTGGTGGGCAAAGGAGAAGCACAAAGGTACGCCCGTGGTGGTGAAGATGGAGAACCCAAATTGGTCAATGGTCGAGCTCGAGGGTCCTTCAGAAGATGACTTTATTATTACCACCACGGACTCACCCAGGTTGGGTCGCCCACGGGACAAGGGCCACCGGGGCGGCAAGAACGCGAGGCAGCTCACTTGGGTCCTCCTCCTCAAGGCCCACCGCGCCGCCGGATGCCTCACCTCCATTGGCACAGCAATGTTCAGCCTCGCCGCCGCGATCCGACGCCGCGTCGCCTCGGGTCGGACCGACTCCGACAATGACAACGACGACAGTCAAAACGACGTCGTCGTCGACGGCGGAAGAGAGAAGGAGAACCCCACCGTGAGGACCAGATTCTACTTTTGTATCAAATTGTTCCTCTGGCTCTCGGTGCTTTTGCTGGGGTTTGAGGTCGTGGCGTACTTCAAGGGTTGGCATATCGGAGCTCCGCATATCCATTTCGACCAGTTGCAGAGTCTCTGGGCAAGGCCATTGGGGGTTAAGGGTGTGTTCGAGTGGATTTATTCTCGGTGGGTTTTGGTTCGGGTGGAGTACCTCGCTCCTCCTCTGCAATTCCTCGCCAATGCGTGTATTGTACTCTTCATGATCCAGAGCGTGGATAGGCTGGTTCTGTGTCTCGGATGTTTATGGATCCGGTTCAAGAAGATCAAACCCGTTCCCAAGCAAGAAGACCCGGTTAAAGATCTGGAATCCGGTGAGAGTAATGGTTACTTCCCTATGGTCCTTGTTCAGATCCCCATGTGCAATGAAAAGGAG GTTTATCAGCAATCAATCGCTGCTGTGTGTAATTTGGACTGGCCGAAATCGAAGATTCTGGTTCAAATTCTTGATGATTCGGATGACCCAACTACGCAATTGCTGATCAAAGAGGAGGTCCATAAATGGCAGCAAGAGGGCGCCAACATTTTGTACCGGCATCGGGTGATCAGAGATGGTTACAAGGCTGGTAATCTCAAGTCCGCTATGAATTGTAGCTATGTTAAAGACTATGAATTTGTTGCCATTTTCGATGCCGATTTTCAGCCCAACCCTGATTTCCTCAAACGCACAGTGCCTCATTTTAAG GGTAATGAGGAAATAGGATTGGTTCAGGCAAGGTGGTCCTTTGTGAACAAGGATGAGAACTTGTTAACTAGGTTGCAGAACATTAACTTAGCATTCCATTTTGAGGTAGAGCAGCAAGTGAATGGCgttttcatcaatttctttgGATTCAATGGGACTGCGGGTGTTTGGAGGATAAAGGCCTTGGAGGATGCTGGTGGGTGGTTGGAGAGGACCACCGTGGAGGACATGGACATTGCCGTCCGTGCTCATCTTAAAGGATGGAAATTCATTTTCCTCAATGACGTCGAG TGCCAGTGCGAATTACCGGAATCTTATGAAGCTTACAGGAAACAACAGCATAGGTGGCATTCTGGACCTATGCAGTTGTTTAGACTTTGTTTGCCTGATGTCATTAGAGCCAAG ATtagtttttggaagaaattcaacatgatatttctcttctttctccttcgAAAACTGATACTGCCCTTTTATTCCTTTACCCTTTTCTGCATTATTCTCCCAATGACAATGTTCATACCAGAGGCTGAGCTCCCTGCATGGGTTGTATGTTATATCCCAGCCACCATGTCCTTTCTTAATATCCTCCCAGCCCCAAAATCTTTCCCCTTCATTGTCCCTTACCTTCTTTTTGAGAACACCATGTCGGTGACCAAGTTCAATGCCATGATTTCTGGTCTATTCCAGCTCGGAAGTGCGTATGAGTGGGTTGTGACCAAGAAATCTGGGCGCTCCTCTGAGGGTGATCTTGTCTCCTTGGTTGAGAAGGAGCCGAAATACCAACGGGGGGTCTCAGTGCCCAATCTGGAAGAGATGAAGGAGGAAATTCGACAGCAAGAGAAGGCCTCacggaagaagaagaagaagcataacAGGATATATACAAAGGAGCTAGCTTTGGCTTTCCTTCTTCTAACAGCTTCAGCTAGGAGTCTCCTGTCGGCTCAGGGAATCCATTTCTATTTCTTGCTGTTTCAGGGGATATCATTCCTGCTGGTTGGTTTGGATCTCATTGGCGAACAGGTTGAGtga